From the Dunckerocampus dactyliophorus isolate RoL2022-P2 chromosome 12, RoL_Ddac_1.1, whole genome shotgun sequence genome, one window contains:
- the LOC129191702 gene encoding E3 ubiquitin-protein ligase rnf152-B: MAKDDMAEVDSASHGAEPAPDTPSAFTYEEYECKICYNYFDLDRRAPKILECLHTFCEECLNTLHLREERPWRISCPVCRHRTPVPDYRIQNLPNNTKVTEDFPLYIDSDPLPQDALPPYPPPLHPALVALRREEASGASSGSQATPSTTVSTATTLSQDSVRYDSCQSCKRVALTTGCVCVIFSFLSMLVLLFMGLIFVHSHSIPPSPAGPICLSVASILAMFSVVVTWLICWLKYRPDHETGRSSTTGNSRRNA; encoded by the coding sequence ATGGCGAAAGATGACATGGCAGAGGTAGATTCAGCATCACACGGAGCGGAACCCGCCCCGGACACCCCCTCTGCGTTCACGTACGAGGAATACGAATGCAAAATCTGTTACAATTATTTCGACCTTGACCGCCGGGCGCCGAAGATCTTGGAGTGCTTGCACACGTTCTGCGAGGAGTGCCTCAACACGCTGCATCTCCGCGAGGAGCGGCCATGGCGCATCAGCTGCCCGGTCTGTCGACACCGCACGCCAGTGCCGGATTATCGGATACAAAACCTGCCCAACAACACCAAGGTGACGGAGGATTTCCCGCTGTACATCGACTCCGATCCCCTGCCCCAGGACGCTTTGCCGCCGTACCCTCCCCCGCTGCACCCGGCACTCGTCGCCCTCCGTCGGGAGGAGGCGTCGGGAGCGTCCAGCGGCAGCCAAGCGACCCCCTCCACCACCGTGTCCACGGCCACCACCCTCTCCCAAGACTCGGTGCGCTATGACAGCTGTCAGAGCTGCAAGAGGGTGGCTTTAACCACCGGCTGCGTGTGCGTTATCTTCTCCTTCCTTTCCATGCTCGTGTTGCTCTTCATGGGTCTGATCTTTGTGCACAGTCACAGCATCCCCCCCTCCCCGGCAGGACCAATTTGCTTGTCGGTGGCCAGCATCCTGGCCATGTTCTCCGTGGTGGTCACATGGCTCATCTGCTGGCTCAAATACAGACCCGACCATGAGACAGGCCGCTCATCCACCACCGGAAACTCCCGGAGGAATGCCTAA